In Synergistota bacterium, the genomic stretch CGCCTACTATGGAAACTTTCAAAAAACACCACCCCTTACATAGAAGTCTTAAAGAATAACTTTATATCACTTTACTGGATATACAACCTATAAGGTTCTGTACAAACCAGGCCTAACTTTAGTATTATCTGAAAAGCTTAAATTTCATTAAAACCACAGGAGCTAATAAGAGAAGCCAAGATAAACTTCTGACTCCACCAACTTCGCATCCTCCCCCACCATAGGTGTAAACTTTAGCTATAACTAAAGTAACTCTAATTTCCCACCATACTGAACTACCATCATAATCAGAATTATCCCCTACAACTATAGTCAGCGGCGATATAGAAGATATATAAGCCCCCAGGGAATCCCTGTCGATAACCTCCCAATTTCCCCAAAACTCATTAAAAGCTATAACTATATCCTCTCCATCATTATAAATCAAAGAGGGAATTTCTATAGAAAGCGGAATATTCCCCATTCCATGTGCACGAAATTTCATACTTAATCCGTAAAGGTAGACACTATCATAATAAGATACATAGGAATCTATGAGATCTTTAAGTTTTAACAACCCATGATCCGTAGTATATCGTTCTATATCAGACCAGGTATAAAGTCTCTCATAGAAATACCATGGGAAATAAACATTCAAATCATTTTCAGTAATAATTCTATGAGGTAAGATATGAGCTTTATCATTAGCGCTTGCAAGCCCTGTCCAAATCCATAATAATAAGATGCTTATCCCAAAAACAATTTTCAACCCTTTAACTTTAAACATTTTAACCTCACCTCCTCATGAATACAACTTAAATTCTAATATTAGTTACTATAAAAATCAATAAGATCTAAAATAACTTGTTATATCAGAAATTCAGAAATTATAAAACAACATTGAATAAGCAGTTACTTAGAAACAAAGTTCAACAATATGGGTTATCCCTTGAAAGGTTAAAAAAGGGCCTGTATAATCTCAGTATCAGAAAAACCGCCGTATAAAAACGATAGATGAAAATGAAGAGGCCTTCTGTCATTCAAAAACATTATAAGTCAGGCCTTAAAACAAAGGTAAATATATTAATTCTTGCTCTCCTCTTAGTATTTCTTTCGTTAAAAACGATTTGTCATGCTCAGAAGCTCACACTTACCATATTTCACGCAGGTTCACTAAGTGTTCCATTTAAAATTCTTCAAAAAAGCTTTTCTGAGTCCTACCTTAAAAAAACTGGAATAGAAGTATTCTTTAAAACAGAAATTTCAGGAAGCATCGAAGCAGTTAGGAAAGTAACAGATCTTGGGAAAAGAGCTGACATAATAGCTGTTGCAGATTACGAACTTATACCTCAGCTCCTTTATCCCAAATATGTTGATTTCTACGTTCTTTTCGCTACTAATGAAATAGTATTAGCTTATTCAGACAAAAGCAAATATACTAAAGAGATAAACTCTACAAATTGGTATGATATACTTTTAAAAGAGGGAGTTTCCTTTGGCTTTAGCGATCCTAATCAAGATCCGTGCGGTTACAGAAGCTTAATGGTTATAAAGCTATCAGATCTTTATTACAATAAACCTGTTTTCGAAAGCCTTATAGTTTCTAATACAAATATCACTATTTCTGGTAACTCAATTAATGTTCCTAAAGACATTATACCTAAAAGAAAAGTAATCATAAGGCCAAAAGAGGTAGATCTTACAGCACTTGTAGAAAGCGGAGCTTTAGATTACTTCTTCATCTATAAAAGTGTTGCGAAACAACATGGATTAAAATTTGTGGAGCTCCCTTTAGAAGTAAATTTAAAGGATGTTTCGCTCGCAGAAACATATAAAAAGATCAACGTTATCCTAGGATCTACCAATAAGACTATGTCAGGGACTCCCATTATTTATGGACTCACTATACTTAAAAACGCGCCTTGTAAGGAGCTAGCTATAAGGTTTCTTTCGTATATGTTAAGTGAAGGGAAAGAAGCTTTTACAAACAATCATCACGAGTTTTTAGAAGCTCCTTTAGCTTTTGGCAACATTCCAAAGGAGATAGAAGGTTTAGTGAAAGTCATAAAATGAACAAACAGAGGAGAGATTATTTTATATACTTCTTTGCCGCCATAGGAAGCTTTATCATTATATATATGGTTATACCTATAATAATACTGTTTGTAAAACAGATAACAGATCTTCCCATGTTATTTGAAA encodes the following:
- the wtpA gene encoding tungstate ABC transporter substrate-binding protein WtpA, with product MKRPSVIQKHYKSGLKTKVNILILALLLVFLSLKTICHAQKLTLTIFHAGSLSVPFKILQKSFSESYLKKTGIEVFFKTEISGSIEAVRKVTDLGKRADIIAVADYELIPQLLYPKYVDFYVLFATNEIVLAYSDKSKYTKEINSTNWYDILLKEGVSFGFSDPNQDPCGYRSLMVIKLSDLYYNKPVFESLIVSNTNITISGNSINVPKDIIPKRKVIIRPKEVDLTALVESGALDYFFIYKSVAKQHGLKFVELPLEVNLKDVSLAETYKKINVILGSTNKTMSGTPIIYGLTILKNAPCKELAIRFLSYMLSEGKEAFTNNHHEFLEAPLAFGNIPKEIEGLVKVIK